From Watersipora subatra chromosome 2, tzWatSuba1.1, whole genome shotgun sequence, one genomic window encodes:
- the LOC137387233 gene encoding baculoviral IAP repeat-containing protein 7-like, which produces MHSDLLFHRHRLDIKKMNGLIFVSMLFMCHPTTSAEMLPIMNKLKTYTMNSNFPNCHPSSFQENLLLFLLLIMLSGLCIAAVFLIRIRAKKEFHNYKLTTVKQLRPPSLGRKPGGCLMFNDEHIAKIRSLKDDNWIKKTCLWIYPVAQYPENHNPVIPLTLQKELDQKNPKEYLTYIKNDLTTEERESLMVDEGERRRTFQTRWPHDGTLSGAKMAEAGFYYLGERDQVQCVFCRGRLHNWSQQEVPMTEHARLFNFCRFVKGLNCGNREYRSKKMESENMTNITVFGNLTPTGERRWQESGTDSGPLGICTNRAAVIKYAPDSARLRTFQRWPASSPLTGEQICEAGFYYTGFGDQVRCFYCLGGIKGWTTHDKPWEEHARWFPDCSYMLNKKGTAYVDLIHQRTPDNKKCTTKTKLQKRVEWKKKAVISEQEAMPEICEKLGHDRQTIGKALANNNNHFESIKDMVNAVHALEDAGEEPIRQGEIPPTSVAASHPLQEHNPPAQQPANQQIGQLQQSERQTKHKAGCRLCELKTTNFVPATNVGLPCGHLIYCDSCKTDESKKSVIQHLKCPFSGCNSPLAGTIKVFFA; this is translated from the coding sequence ATGCATTCAGACCTTCTCTTTCACAGACATAGGTTGGACATAAAAAAGATGAATGGACTTATCTTCGTGTCTATGCTCTTCATGTGTCACCCAACAACTTCTGCAGAAATGCTTCCCATAATGAATAAGTTGAAAACATATACGATGAATTCCAACTTCCCAAATTGTCATCCTTCGAGTTTTCAGGAGAACCTACTCTTGTTTCTATTGCTGATCATGCTGAGTGGATTATGCATCGCTGCCGTCTTCCTGATAAGAATTAGAGCCAAGAAAGAGTTTCATAACTACAAACTGACTACGGTCAAACAGCTACGGCCTCCATCACTTGGTAGAAAACCTGGAGGATGCTTGATGTTTAATGATGAACATATAGCAAAGATTCGAAGCCTGAAAGATGATAATTGGATAAAGAAAACTTGTTTATGGATCTATCCGGTTGCCCAGTATCCAGAGAACCACAATCCAGTTATACCGCTAACTCTACAGAAAGAACTTGACCAGAAAAACCCCAAAGAATACCTTACTTACATTAAAAATGATCTGACAACAGAAGAGCGAGAATCATTAATGGTTGATGAAGGAGAAAGGAGAAGAACATTCCAGACACGATGGCCACATGATGGAACACTATCAGGAGCCAAAATGGCTGAAGCTGGATTTTACTACCTTGGAGAAAGAGACCAAGTTCAGTGTGTATTTTGTAGAGGGAGGCTCCATAACTGGTCACAGCAGGAAGTTCCTATGACTGAGCATGCTcgactttttaacttttgtcgATTTGTCAAAGGATTAAACTGTGGGAATCGAGAATATCGATCAAAAAAAATGGAGAGTGAAAACATGACCAATATAACAGTGTTTGGTAATCTTACACCCACTGGGGAAAGACGATGGCAAGAAAGTGGTACTGACAGCGGCCCATTAGGAATTTGTACCAATCGAGCGGCCGTTATAAAATATGCTCCCGATTCTGCGAGATTGAGAACTTTCCAGAGGTGGCCAGCCAGCAGCCCCCTCACTGGAGAGCAAATTTGTGAAGCAGGATTTTATTATACAGGCTTTGGGGACCAGGTTCGGTGCTTCTACTGCTTAGGAGGGATCAAAGGATGGACAACTCACGATAAACCATGGGAGGAGCATGCTCGTTGGTTTCCTGACTGTTCTTATATGCTAAACAAAAAAGGGACAGCATATGTTGATCTGATTCACCAAAGGACTCCGGACAACAAGAAATGTACAACGAAAACAAAGTTGCAGAAACGAGTTGAGTGGAAGAAAAAAGCTGTTATATCTGAACAAGAGGCGATGCCAGAGATTTGTGAAAAACTGGGGCATGATCGACAGACAATCGGTAAAGCTCTGGCCAATAACAACAACCACTTTGAAAGTATAAAAGACATGGTGAATGCTGTGCATGCATTGGAAGATGCTGGCGAAGAACCAATAAGGCAGGGTGAAATACCTCCAACATCTGTGGCTGCATCACATCCTCTTCAAGAACATAATCCGCCTGCACAACAGCCAGCAAATCAacagataggacaactccaacaaagtGAGCGACAGACTAAACATAAAGCCGGTTGTAGACTTTGTGAACTAAAGACTACTAACTTTGTACCAGCTACTAATGTTGGACTTCCATGCGGACATCTTATTTACTGTGACTCATGCAAAACTGATGAGTCAAAAAAGAGTGTAATTCAGCATTTAAAATGCCCGTTTTCTGGCTGCAACTCACCTCTTGCAGGGACTATCAAAGTATTCTTTGCTTGA